In Caloenas nicobarica isolate bCalNic1 chromosome 6, bCalNic1.hap1, whole genome shotgun sequence, the DNA window GTCCTTCACAAAGTGGTTTTCACGGGTTACCACAAGGAATCAGAATTTATTGTTGGGACAATCTCATCAGAGCTGTGGAAGGGGCAAAGTTTGTGCCCTCAAATCCTAGAGCTAGATTTTACTAAGAAACTGTAACATGTGCTGAGCAGGGAGCTTTTTCCATCACGCTGCCCCTGTGAACAGGTGAGCAATAGCACAAGGACCAGGACAGCTGTAAAGCATGTGAGATCTGGCTGCAAAGCAATGCTTCTGGCTTGTGGGACACTTTGACCCACTGCAGGGctccccaggtccctcagcacagGGGCTCTGGAGATTCTGTTTGCATTCCCAGGGCCTCTGGGGGACTTTCACAGAAATCctcccccatccctgcaccacAACACCTGCCACCCCTGTTCGCCACTGCCCTACAGtcctccccaaaccctggaTGCTGTGGTCCTGCCAAGCTGACTGTTCCAAGGTGACCAGAGCTTCCAGCTCCCTGTCACTCCACTAAAACAGACAAACCTCACCAATTAGATGGGCAAATATATGTCTAGCAGAGTATCCACTTGGGATGTCTCCAAAAACACTCTGGCTCTACAGGCAGAGGTGCCATCGTCCCACTGCCCCTTCAGCTGACGTGGCAGCATCAGTCCCCACCTCGCTATAGGATCAGACCTCTTCacccaaaggacagaaaagcgTTGTGCAGAAGAGCAAGGCTCCTGTTCCTCACTCATTCAGTTGAACTAGGTAGTAAAACCAGGCCACCCATTTGCAatgattttttccccatcagccACTGTTGTAGTAACAACAGAAATGTCAGGAAATTCCCCCAAAGAGGAAGCTTGCCCATGCCATACACCCAAACAGTTCATATTTGTAGCCAAGAAACACAGCGAGGAGCTTACTAATTGGCAAAAGTACTAATTTGTGGCACtgcctttattttaaaggcaattaGCACTGTGGAAGGATATTCTCTGCCTCTTCAATATGGCATGTTTGTTAGTTAAAACTTCAGTTTATGGTTAATGCTGCTATATCATAACATATGTTGCAGCTCTGCAGTTGAGTTGTTCCGTCGCATCAGCCAAACAGAGCCAGAGCAGAAGTCCTGTGAGATGTGAATGTGGAGGGAAACAGTGCTGTGAAATAAAATGGTACTCGCTGAGATGCAGTGGGGAGGTTTCAGTGAAAGACTAAAATTCTGGAAGATGTAACTATCTGgggttttccctttctgttctcTTGTGAGGTGGGACTTTGTGGTTTGGGTATGGTTTTGTCTTTGCAGACAAGTAAAGTGCAGATCCCTCTAGGTGAGGGCTGCGCTCAGGGCTAGAGAGTAGCAACATCAAATAGGCTAGGGGAGAGAAAGCAGACTGGTCTGTGAACTGCTTTGGAAACCCAGTTTTTGGGGCAGGTAAGACCCAGCACTTCCATCAGGCAATGAGGATAAACGGGACGTGTGTGGGCAGATGAACGTGCTGGCCAGCCTGAGGCTTGGATGGGTCCTCAGGCTGGAGCATGGGTTTAACTTCATCACTGAGCCATGCAGTCACAGCCAAGTATTGTCACTCAGCTAAAGCAGAAATGACAAACACGTCACCACTGTGACCACTCTGGTGATGGCTCCAGGCCACCATCTCAGCTGTTGTCGTGCCCACtgctgacagggagcaggagataCTCTTTTGTGGGGGGGAAAGAAAGTTTTCTCTTAGTGGTTGCAGAGGGCTAGGTGATAGGTTCCTGCTCTTTGAGCCAGGCTGTCACCAAAGAggacagaaatttatttttaaggctaTGAATATGTACAAGCTCATCTGAGCTTCTCCATGCAGCAGCCATGAATGTCGAAGTGGTGTCAGAAATCAGTGTTTGGCATCCTGCTAATCGGGTCAGAGCTATAAATTTCTCTTATTAGCGCGTGAGCCATTTGCCATCCATGAGTTTCTGAATTTGTGGTCATTTCTCTCTCTACCCCCGTGTGCTGAGTGTACAACTGAGATTTTTATATTGCGCCTCTGAGACACAAAGTCATGCTGGTGCTTTTGCCTGGCATTCTAAACAGGCTTGCCTGCCCTCCTCCCTGGCCCCTTTGCTGGTGGCTTCTGGCATTGAAATCACGGGCTGTACCTGGACAGGCAGAAACCAggactctccccagctggggggtGTTTGCTGAGATTGGGAGCGATGAGCCTCTGAACCCATGTGGTTCAGCCTTGAGAATGGCTGTTCCTGTGCTGAGACAGGTCCTCTGACATGGATACTGGAGCCTCTGCCCACGGAGCCTGCAAAGACCTTCCAAAATGTTCAGTGAGCCCTGTCAAGGACAGTCGTTCTGAATACAAAGGGAGGATGTGTTCAGAGCAGATATTGCGGGGGGTCTGTTCAGATGATCTGTGTGTTGTGAGGAAAAGCTCAGCTAAGGCAGTTCACACTGAGGGGACTGGGAGGTGGTGCTGCCATCCACCTCCTCTTCTACTTCACTGCTTGGGTTTTTCCTCCCTCGCCTATATATCTCTTTTTATTGCAAGATCGTTTTTGCCTAGTGAATTAAAATGAAGTGTTTGCAACCCCTCCTCCCCAttgcagctgccccagcagcagtgctggtcTCTGCTGGCCCCAGCCTGAGATGGTCTTGTCGCAGTGGTGTAACCCCATTGAGACAGTTTGGTGTATtaacacaaaacaagaaaagtgGATTCGCTCAGATGCTGCTGAGAATGGTATGTAGGTGTCACCAGGGTCCGAGCCCAATTACGAGGGAAGAGCAGGACATTTGAAACAGCACATTTCTGGGGTAAAGACAGTGCTGAAATGGCCCCTACTACTAACCCACAGCCACTTTTCAAAGCTAAGGTCTCCGTGTACCGCTTcgtttccctttccttcccagccaGTGGAATGAGAGCTAAATCCTGCCCCATACAGTAGCTGAAGTAACTGCATCCCAAAGAGTCCATCACCATAAGGTTTCTGTGCTTGTGAACCTTTGTGCCTTTTCAATTTAATTCTCTTCCAGGTgtattagggttttttttttgggggggggggggcgctttttaaacagcaaagtTTCCTAGGTTTCTGACCCATTGGTGCATATCTAGAGCACTTACCACTGTCCATCAGggccctgccagcctgctgtCTGTATAAATGCAGAGAGAAAGCACCTTTGCCATCAAGTTTTTTAAACTATAAGTTGCTGGAAGGCGATCTTTGTGAAAACTGCACTAGCTTCGTGTATTTGGCAGGGAATAGGCATCAGACAAAGGAATTATCAGCTGGAGAGCCAGTGGTGCAGGGTTATGCATGTGGAAACAAGTTAATGATAGAAACTGATTCGTAGGTGCTAGTAGACATGAGCAAAGGCAAGTTTTGAAAGCAAAGGTTTCACAGGACTTGTCCCAGAAGAACCCCTCTGAAGCTTTGGCAAATGCCATTCTCAGTTGCCACCacagacagaaagcagagatgGTGACAGCATCCCAGGAGATCTtagcagctttcttttttttttcttttttttccaagcctcCATGCATAGCTTCAGTGTTAACCCATGTTCTTGCCTATATTTCAAGTTCCATAACCTTTTAATCAAAGGACCACTCAgccttcaaaaatgaatccaaGGTCTGCTATACTTTGAAGAAACAATAGTCTTGTATAGCAACTACTTACaaccaaaagggaaaaaaagcattaaatttTGATTGTTATGGTAAAGAGTAGGACAGAGGTAGAAAGTCataactgctttgttttgttccttgGAGACTGGGAACTGTGCACATCTAgctttaaataaatcataacaGTAACTTCTCAATGGCCTTTTGTATCCCAGCTTCAAGTGTTTCCGAACCAGCTGAAAGCCACTTTCTTGCCAAGGGTTTTTGTCTCGCTCCATCCTAGAGCTTTGTGACAAAACTGGAGTTATTTTGTGGAAAGGAAGGAGTAGGTGCATTAACGAGTGCATTACCTCTTGGCTGAGGTTAAGTTTATCTGAACTTACTATTTCTAATGTGATCAACTAATCACTTGTTGACCAGTTTACTTTAATGTGGTCAAGGGCTGCAGTCTTCAGTCGGTCTGTCTTCTCCCACTTCCCACTCTTagtccctctctgctctgtaaCCATGTCCCAGCACTCCCACTCGAGTCTATTGCCAAGCCATACTTGCTTCACAGCTGAGAGCTGCAGAGCACTTTAAAGATCCCATCCACACAACAAGGTGGAATCATAACTGTGTGTGCTCTGTTTTGGTTATAACACTGAGAAACTGATTAAACACACCTTTCTCTTCCCAGCCATCATTAACCAGTTATTCTTCTTTCAGCTTAACTTCAGTCTGTCACTTAACCATTAACTGTGTCTATCTGTacctaaaaattatttgaaatgaaacatcTGGCTTAAACACCCAGAACAAGGCTGCCATttggtttctttattttgaaatgataAAGCACTCTGGCATTAAACTCTTCCCTCCAACAGCAGCCGAGCCACTAAATTGATGACGCGTGGATTAACCAAACAGTCTAGCAAGTCATTGGTAGAAAGGGCTGCTTGTGAGGCGTTCGGACTGCCATCTGAATCCATTTGGTGTGCAGGTGTTTCACAGACATTACTCGTTACTAATTCCTTTCTGGTGCAGCgtaattttctgaaatgtccTCCTTCATTTTCATGGAGAAGATCTGTACCGTCACCTTCAACTGCAACTGTGCCTGTTGAGCTTGTTTCTTGAGACTGTGGTAAAACTTGAATAAGATGAGGTCCAAAAGgtattttctgcagcttttctgctttaagTGTTGAAAAGTCAAATTCATGGGTCAGTAATCTGCCAGCCTCTGGTTCACAGCTaacttctcttctcttcctcttgcaCGAAGTGCTTGTCCTTTGCTCTGCACCAGTGCTGCTGGAACATGCCGGCTCTGCCACGCTTGCCTTTTGACACTTGAAATATGCAGACACTGCTTGATTCAGGTACTGAAGATTGATTTCATGGGATGTTGCCTCAACCTAAGAAAACGCACAGGATACACTCAGTTAAAAGGAGAGatgtttcatttcagcattGCGTGATTATCTTCCATGAATTACTTTTGCTACATGAagggaagaaatttaaaattctttttctcaGGCAGCAGTAAGACACAGTGGGAGCTAAGCAAAATGTCAGTAATTCTCTGTTATCACTGCTATAATGGGAGCAAGAGAGGGCTTACCTCAGTGGGATTTAGCCAGAGATCTCCATCACTGGgattttctgctgattttatGGCACACACCAGCACCCGAGTTATTGCTTCTTCTACACGGGCTTCATGATCTGCATCCTGCCTCAAGGGAACAGAAAGTGTTAGGAGACAGGTGAGCACTTGGGTCTCTCCAGAAAGCTGGAAGATCTTGGGAAGAACTAAATGGCTGGCCTTAGTTTGAAAGCCATGCTGATGTGTGCCATGTCAGTGAAAGGCTTCAGACTTGATGTTCCTACTCATGCCGCTACATGGGTAACAGCACAGGCTTTGGTGTCTGGTGCTACTCAtctgaaccagaaaaaaataagttgcGAAAAATAGGTTCTAGTCTGTTTATAATCTTTTCCCTTATTAGTGTTCTGGCAATTGAATCTGGtgcttgaaattaaaatgtaatgttAGCATTTGATTTATCTATGCATTTATATAAGTCTTTAGGACTAGAAGGACCATGGAAGTATATAGCAAATTTTATATATCTACATCTCATGCCTAATTTAAGTACTTAAAACATACAGGATGTTACAGCAAGACAGCAACTATTACATCTGGGGGCTACAGGGGCACAAAATGAGTCTTAAGGAaattcaggaaatatttcatcATGTAACATTAGCTGACATACCACTGCAGTTTTAAACATGAGtagaaggaaaaacatgtttCCTCTGAAAGCTCTTTTGCAAAACTAAAAACTAAGTTAACAACTGGCTCTTTCTTTCAGGCCTTCGCTTCCTTCATCATCCCCTTGGGCAGCTGGATATTGGCTAGTTTAGGATGGCAGATCAAAGATTTATGTGAtcttttttagctttcttgtATGTGGAAGGAGGCACTAAGACTCTCTAAACAAGATGGGTGGCTTAGTTATTTCAATGACAAGTGCCTAGGAGTGGATACATAAATTTGCTTCCATTGAGGTGCTTAGGCATGCAACTTTCGGAGGAAAGATAAACCTAGTCCACTCTTAGCCCTGAACTGCCTAATTGTGGTTTCAGGGAACATGTCAAGCAAACCACACATCTTGCTAATATGAGTGAAGGCAGTAATTCAACCTGGAACCCTGAGCAGAATTTGGGACAGAAGCAGGGGGAAGTGCTCTTAGTGCTTTGTGGCTTCAAAATTGGCTTATTAATGGCCTTGTATAACAAGCCCCCAAATCACAGAGTTTGGTCTCTACGTGTGGAAATTATTTAAGGTGTTGCACTCTTGGTATTCAGCCTGGTCTGCTGAATAACAGCGTTGTACTGATTGCATGAGAGCATGTTAGGAAGCAAGGAATACTTTGACTAGCTCACgtccagctgaaaacaaattaaacttCTACTCTAAAGCCTTGCCAATATAATTAATGGTTTCACTAGGACTATAGATGTTGGCATGATTCACATCTGTCAATATGAAAGCAGCTGGTAACAGCTGCAAGCAAGAACTGCTTGACTTGGTAATGGACATGTTCTCAGTATTGTCTTTCAGCATCCATCTCAGAATTTGTTTCTATAGATGGATTGCCCAACACCTAACAGTGCTGCCATTGTCAGCTGTGGGGATAGTTTCTGTCAGGAAATTTCACCTGGGTTGCAATAGCTACACATGTTTATGGCAGCTTTTGATATCCAAGGAGTGGGGTGTCTGTGTCACTCATTAGCAAGATCAAGCAAACATTCCTCTGTTCATGATGCCACACAACTACCTGCTTTTGGTGTCACCAAACAGGATCTTGGTGACTTCTGCAAGACCTTTATGACCAGAAAGGCCATGGAGTTtagctctgctttttttttttttttttttttttttgtgcagcaCATAAGAACAGCTGGAAATGCTGTTGCTAACACACCACCCAGCCAGCCGGGAGTTACCAGCCTGGCACAGCTGATCCAGCCCTGACCTGCTCCTCCAGAGAGGGACAATTTGGGAGGCACAGCTTAGGGTGCGAGCATGTGTGGTGACATCAGGGTCTGGGCGAGCACAGGGCACACAGCCAGTTCCTCTGAATTACCTCAAAAGCTGCTCCAATTTAAGGCAGGCTTCAATGGTTGCTCTACAGAATTGTTGGTGCTTTCTCTGGCACCAGACACAGCATGACTGTACTTAGGGCTATGTAAGAGCTCGGGTGGGCTGTGGCCTGCTGTCCTCTCTAAATACATAGTCTCATCTGGAAAATTTCTCCATAAGGGAAGGAAAGATCCAAGTGAgttcctctgctctgcaaatgGTTGGCTTGATGTTGGTATGAGAAATGTATCGTGTGGTCTTTGAACAGCAACTGAACATGTGTGTTCATCTCCCTGCAGATTTCCAGTCTAATAaaggtgtggggttttggtgggttttgtgtttttttttttttaaaaagcaatatgtATTTTAGTGAGGCAGATTTCACAGGCCATTTCAAAGGGTCTTTTTTATATTAAGCTAGGattaatgataaaataatttgaatcaGAAAACCTTCTGGAGCACTGAGATGACATCCCTGGAACCATCCCATACATACTGGTTAACATgagcaagaaaaatcaaagcctggggaaaagaaaattaattaaatacttGAGAAAAATTCAACTCCAGGCAAATAAAAACTatcacagagaaatgaaaattcaaaaatCCTCTGCCACCCCCTTCCTATCACATTAATCTGATTTAAAGTCTAAGTTACCCTTGCACACAAGCATGTGCTTGAGACAGAGCCGTTTTGTCTTCCCCTATTCAGCATAAGTCTAGTTAGCCCATAAAAAATTGGACATTAATAGCTTAGCTTGTGTTTAACTGTTTGCCTGATGGAGGTAAACTTGCATGTGATTTCTGCTGAATTGAGGCTTCAGATCTGGAACCCTGGGAGATTCTTCAGGAAAAACTGTATCCCCAGTCTCTTGACTATACACCCAGTAgggctgcccctggcagacaAGGGACAGAAGTGCAGGCAGATATGGAAATGCTACATCACCAtgacatgaaaaggaaaaataccagTTCAATCCAAGAGTTTATGCTGACAGTGATGGGATCAATGGATTCCACGTAGTGCCACCAGTGCCTTGGAACGAGCAGGACCTGGAATCGGAGATATTGCATGAGGGTACTAGCAGAAGCCTGTAGAAGGATAAAGTGTTTTAATCAAGGTGACGTGGGATGCGGAGACAGAATGAGGCAAGGAATAGGGATGGGGTAGGAGGTgatctttatttccttcttctaaAGAGCCTTTTCTCAAGGTTTAAATGCCCACTCTCTCCTCCCATTGTATCAATGCTATCATGTAAGAAGTGCACATGATCTAGAACTACCTCTCATCCAAACTCCTCATGTGAATCAGGACTGTAACCTTATAACTGCTCTAGGAAAGCAAGGTCTGGCTGCACAAAGGGAGCGCAGCtggtgcagcagcagagccggGCTTTGGAGAGAGGCTCAGCCAAGCAAGAATTCTTTTGTAGACTCTCCAACTGAGCAGACCTTCCAGTTCCTTTAGAAGGGCTGCCAGCTGGCTTCCCCAAAGAGCAGGTATCCCAATGCTCATCTAGGTGATTAACAATGTGCAGCCTTAATTCTGGTAAATAATGACCAGTATTAAACTTGTCACTTTCAGTAgacaggcttttaaaataagctgtCCCAGAAATCATGGCAATCTAGTTTAGATCGGAGCTTTACAACTGTATCAGGATGATAGCTGTGACATAAAATTGATTCTAACCCATGGCTTTTATGGTACAAAGACATTAATGTTGTTTTGATGATATAAGACAAGCTTTACAGATTACTGAACATTAACATAGAGCTATCAAAAGTATAAAAGATGGTTTTTGACAAGGAATAAAAATGGTCAGagacagataaaaatatatacttcaGAACGGGGAGAGTGAAGCAATGATCTGTATCTGAATTGCGGACAAGTCTTTTTCTTGGTAGGTacaaattactttaaaagaatGTTCTGCTACTGAGATAGCCCTGTGCTTCATTACAACAAAACACAGCTAATGAGAAAATGTCTGTATAGGAAACAATGACGGTGGCCCTAGTCCTGCAAACACTTACAGGACAGTTGGAGCAGAGGCATTTTTGGGCCAGAGGACAAAATGTTCTCCACAGGTTTCAATTTAAGTCAAACAGACAAAGCATTGGCTCTCTAAAGGTcaaaaacatttggaaattaTACTTCAATCCAGTAGAGCATACAAACCAGAGAAGGAAGTCAGTCTGTGAAGggctgttatttaaaaaatatcaccAATTAGTTATTCCTGACATCTAAAAGTGTACAAAACCCTACACAGTCTGAAGCCAAAACATGTTTTCTAACCTGAACAATTTTCAGAGTCGTGCTTTTACCACAGAAACCTAcactttaaatgaaaagtgCAGTTGTATTAACCGTTAGCAAGTGTTGACCCACATGTCATTGACTGCAGAatcataccaaaaaaaaccaagcactCATCTGCCCTATAGGGGATCTTACACTGAACTCTGTTAAGGAACGTGGGTGCCCTCCAAATGAGAGGGTGTAATGATAAAGCCTGGAAAACTTCATTATACAGCAGaagaaggcagagctgctggagtaAGTAGCTGTTTCCAACAACAAGGTCCTTACTGTGAGACTTGTGCAGGACGAGTGAGCTTGTAACAGGCTGGAGAAGCGGATGAAGACACCAGGGAATTGGGGAATGGTGCAGAGGGACTATgtagcaagggaaaaaaagtgagaggCAAATTTAGTGTAAAAAGGTTCAGTAAGGCTGCCTGGAAAAACAAGATGGAAATTATGAATGGAATGTGCTGGCCCAACACAACTTGCATTGCAAAGCAGAGAATTACTTTGGAAAGAAGAGGTAAGACTAGGAGGAAAATACAATCCCCCCAAATAGTCCAgtcttttcaaagcaaagagaaagaactTGATCTTTGGAGAGAGTCATCAGATTTTACTTGCCAGCAGGTTAAGGGTAATAACTGCAAAGTTGTGCATTTCTGCAGCTGGCACTGTTTGCTGATGCAATTTATTGAGCTATGACCCCAAGAGGCAAACCAGGTACTATAAAGACATTTGCTCtccctcttttatttttgggTAAGCTTATGCTTATTAAAATAAGGACTTTTACcagcaagaaaactgaaattatcaaaaagcaaaaaggactCAAACTGTAAGGaagatgaaatggaaaaaaaaaagtaaaaaaaaaaatacagctggcaacagagcagcagaactaacaaaagacaaaaaaaatatccagcaaAGAGAAGAATAGGATTATGCTACCTTTGCAAATTAGTATTGTTCTTGGTTTGCAAACTAGaagcaaaaaaagccccacaacaaaaccaaaacaaacaaaaacccactgCTACCTCCTCCAGCTATCAATTccacaataaaataaagcagattcCATATGTTTATGAATATGGGACACAGATTTAGCTATATTTGAAACTACATTTTAATAGGCAATATTATAGTAAGCCACAGTGAAataacacatgcacacaaaaacGCAGTAAATGTTTTACAGGGAAAACGTAAAGTGCAAAAGCAAGACAGAACTATTCCAACgtaaaagataatattttgttAGCTTGCTTCCTGGAGAATATATCTAGTTTTGTGGGCTGGGAAGATACTGATCTAAACAGCAACTAATcagataattttaatatttaggCTAGAGGTAGGCAAATTTAGCAGATGAAATCAAAGTAGGACAGAAATCTCAGAAAAGATATAATGAAATTCTGGTCTGTAATGGGAGGAAAGAAACCAAGAGAACAGTTGGGTGAGCAAGTGGAACAATGCTGAAGACTTGTACagcacagagaac includes these proteins:
- the HSPBAP1 gene encoding HSPB1-associated protein 1 — translated: MAGAASRRPAAPGEDVKPFTPEKTKEIVMSLQQPAVFCNMVGDWPALRWNVKHLSAVLDGKTIQFRLGLKTADLVPQFETRCSYVEATLEEFLAWSCGQPPSLSGPLSCYEYSKYWAYADYKYIARIFEDKPEIFQDIRWSDFGFPERGGKESTLWIGSEGANTPCHLDSYGCNLVLQVQGRKRWHLFPPGDTSFLYPTRIPYEESSIFSKVNVANPDLKRFPEFRNTTAHVVTLSPGQVLLVPRHWWHYVESIDPITVSINSWIELDADHEARVEEAITRVLVCAIKSAENPSDGDLWLNPTEVEATSHEINLQYLNQAVSAYFKCQKASVAEPACSSSTGAEQRTSTSCKRKRREVSCEPEAGRLLTHEFDFSTLKAEKLQKIPFGPHLIQVLPQSQETSSTGTVAVEGDGTDLLHENEGGHFRKLRCTRKELVTSNVCETPAHQMDSDGSPNASQAALSTNDLLDCLVNPRVINLVARLLLEGRV